tttcttaccaaAACAATAATCCCCTGGATTTCTCATTTTATCCACCCCATGGCCAAGCCAGAAACCTCCGAGCTACCCTCTGAACTCAATATGTCATTAAATCTTCAATTCTGTCTTCAGTATATCTctgtggcaaccctctccagtattcttgcctggaaaatcccatggacagaggagtctggaaggctaccgtccaaagggtcacaaagagtcggacatgactgagcaggcacacatgcaCATCCTCATTTTCACTCCCACAGTTCAAGCTTACATCTCCAGCCTAGAGAACTGCAACCATATCTCTTCCCTCAGCCTCTGCTGCCTCCAACTGATCCTTTAAATAGTTCTATAAACATATCTAAAtcagaaataatgtcattttaaaaatcactaccCTGTTTATGGCTCCCTTGGCCTATTCTCTTGAGATTAAATGTCAATTCCATAATAAGACACACACGTCTTCAGCTTCTGATCCCAGTGTGCACCTCCTCTTCTGCTCCTGCATAGTGTCTCCAGGTCTGACTGTTGCAGCCCAAAGGGACTGCTCACTGTCCCACACGTGACAGCTTGCCACACTGCCGCCCCTGTGCACGAGCTGCCCTCTCTCCTTATCTGCGAATACCTCTGCCCCCGGGGAGGACTTATCCGCTGGTTCCTTTGTACACCACGCCCTCACAGAACCACTAGATGGGATCCGATCCTGCCTCTCCCACTAAGCCAAGAATTTCAGCAGTCCTCTCTACAGTCAGCACCCAACCTGCTGCCTGAAGAGCAGCTAAAATTGCACAAATGATCTAGTCACACTATTCGTCCCAAACTTATTGTTGACCTTGATTTTTTGGGATCTGATCTACCTAAAGTAGGTGGGAAAGCATTTAGGCCTTAGCAATCTTAGATAGTTGTTTTAAAGTCCTACTTGCATATGGGCTTTAATCAGTAATCCGAAATGTTACTCCAGAAGGGAGGGCTATCTTGATCTGACccttaaaatgggaataagatgTTCCAGCAGAAACTTTGCTCTAAATTACAACAATTACACCTCCCCtagcttttataaaaaaaaaaaaaaaaatcccagctaTGCTGTGCTGCTTAAAAAAACAGTATTGAACCATTTGAGAAGGGTGAGCAGTTCTGAATGATATTCAGCTCCTGTAGAGCCAATAACAAAAAGCTTTACTGACAAAGCAGTTTGTAAGTACTTTACTCTTTGAAGCCTGTCCTGGGTTTATGCTTGTGCACAGAGAATGAAAGTAAATTATAGTGAAGATACAGGCAAATAAGCCACAGTTTCTATACTTAAATAATAAGCTTCCTATCTTTTTAAGACTTTCTAATATCTGCTGCAGAACTTGCTCAGAGATTAGGGATCACAATTTCTAGTCTATTAGCTTAAATTAATATCTAAATAACACACAATCTTCTATAATTTCATCTACCGACTGTTGCCAATAAGTGAAGAAAATCACTGGAagtattttgaaaaacagaatttatttttaagttctggCCTTTATACTTTGGACATGCTTTCCTATAAACCATTTAGCCTTCCAGCTGGTTTTaactaaatatttatcaagcacctgCTCACTGCACTGTACTATTAATAAAATACAGTGTTTAGACATATAAATtcacttctttttacttttaaaaattttttgatagCATAATCTTTTAATCTTACTTTTTAAACAAAGTATGACTATGACCATACATAAATGAATATCAAATGTCTGAGGTTCTGGAAATATAACCCAggaatagttttcatttttttgcacATTGGCCGTTTCTTCCAGcctctatattttaaaacaacttaaacattaaaaatcaaattttcagCCGTATTATTAGCATAGGCTGATGTGGCAAGAGGTCACTTTTGCAAGAGGGTTTTGAAGTCAAGATgatttaaacaacaaaaagaaattatcCCTCACAATTAgctcaaattaataaaataagaggcccctttttattctcatttcttgATGCAGACAGTCTCCCGGGAGACATCTGGTATTGGGTTTGGGCGGAGGAGAGACATGTGCTTTGGTTGTCTTTTGGGCACTGGGTGATTCTCAGCCTTCACTTGCCCGCCTGACCCCCGCATTGGCCTGAACCAGGACCCCTCTCTACTCACCACTGACTGGGTTCCTCTGGCTGATGAAGTCGTGACCGGGGtaatggtgatggtgctggtcACTTTGCTCGAGCCAGAGCGAGGCGACAGGTGGTTCCTGGGCGAGCGAAGGACGGTGCCGGTGGACACCTCCTTCTCGGCCGTCACGCTGACCGGTCGGACAGTGATCACCGGACTCGCCCCTTCGCCCGAAGTCCCCGGGCCTCGCTTAAACTGAGAGCCTAGGTGAATGTGGATTTTGTTGTCTTCCGTGGTTATGATATTGGCATTGGCGTTGTATTTCCGGACTGGGGTTGGTCCAGGCTGCTTCTCCGGGGTGACCTTGAGGACCGTCCTTCCCACGGGCATTTCCTGGGATTCGGGAGGGACATTGATGTCCGTCGGGGCCGCCGATGTGGACACGGTCATGATCTGGATGGGGGACGTGGGCCTGTCGGCAAACGCCCCCCTCCCGCCCTCTGGGGTCTTCTCCCTGGaaaaggtggtgatggtgactgGAGACATGGCTCGCTCCGGGCCGAGGGTAGCTTCTGCACCTTTCTGCTTCTGAGACAGGACGTTCGGGGAGGGGATGATGGTGATCCTCGGCTTCTGGTTGCCCAGGGTGGGGATGACGGTGGTGCTCGAGAAGAACTCTTCTGCTGTGGGGCTGGTGATCTCCAGAGTGGCGGTGCTGTTCTCGTGGTCCGGGGTCACACGAATGTGCAGCGGCTGGCCCTGCTTGGGCGAGAGCACCAGCTCTCCTGGGTGCCCTGGGCTGGCACTGGCGCGGGGCCCCTTCTCCGGAGCCACCGGGGGCCCGTTCTCCCTCTTCCTCATCCACGGGATCCAGGACTTCCTCATGGTGAGCTCGTTGGCCGCGGGCGGATACCTGTCGAGAACCGACGAACGTTCCAGAGGCTTCTTCAGTCCCACCTGGCGAAGGTTGCTCATGATGTGGTTTTCCTCCTGAAAGGACTTGCGGATGAACACGGCTGGTGTGTCCTCCTCCGCCGCCTCGCTGCCCAGGGCATCCGTCTGCACGCCCGTGGATGTCACGGGAACATCCACCATCCTGCGCCCGTTCACGCTGGGCCTCAGGGCGCGGCTGTATCGCTTGGACAACTCCAGCTCTTTGGTCAGATGGAGGACCTCCTGGCCCAtgcttttgttcttattttcttcttccataaACCTCTGTTGAAGGACAGAGTAATCCACTTGGAGCTGAGAAAGCTGATCTTCTTTGTTCATCAGTTCGTGAATCTTCTCTTTAAGAGCTTGGACCTCAGCTTTTAAATCGCGACTTTTGGCTTCTTCCAGCCGAAATCTGTGTCTCAGTTCAGCTTCTTGGCTCACGGCCTCGCCTTTCTCTATGGCTTTGTTCTTGGCGATTTGGTGTTTGATCTCCTCCAATTGCTGAGAGAGGAAATTGGCCTTATCCTGCTCAGTTCTAAATTTCTGCTCCAGCTGGTCATACTCATCTTCCGTCTTCATCAAGTCCCCTTCCACCACCTCCAGTTGTTGCAGACGGTTCTTCAGTCTCTCAATTTCCAGGGTTAGTTCCTTAATTTTGTTATCTTCAGGGCAGGTGAGCTCAGGTCCTTTTCGAGACCTTCCTCTTGTTATTTCTCTCTCCACTTCCTCTATTCCATCAAGTCTCTTCTTTAATAAGTCCACACTGCAGCTTAATTCGGAggatttttcttcttcacttttcagTTTGCCTATTAACTCATCTCTCTCTTTCGTTAAATTGTATACCTTTTCCTCCATTTCAGATTTCAGCTTTAAAAGTTTCTTACTTTCTTCGATGAGTTTTTCCGTGACGTCCATAACCTTTCCTTGCTCCACcttaaaatttttgttgagtCCATCCACTTTTCTCtcctcttgctttattttttccatcatatttttcctttcatccaCCAGCATCACGGTAAAGGACTTCAACTTTGTAAGATCGTCTTTGAGGCTTAATTCAGCCTTTTCCAATCGACTTTCAGAACATTCCAGTTCTTTAACCCGACTCTTGACCACCTCCAGTTCGTTGAGCAGGTCCTTGGttaagttcttttctttctccagatttAAGTGCAGCTGGGTGCACTCAGATTTACTCTTGCTAAACGCTTCTTCCAGTTTCTCCAGTTCCGACATTCTCTTCTGTAACTTCTCAACTTCAATTTTGAGCTCCCGGCTATGGTGTTCTTCCTCCTGCAGTTTCTTTCTCAGTTCCCGGCACTGGGACTCGGTTTTCGTGATCTCTTCGTCTTTACCCTCCATCTCAAGCACGCGCTTCCGTAGATTTTCCACTTCTGCCATGAGGCTGGAGTTGCCGCATTCCCCTTTGGCAATCTTATCTCTTAGTTCCTGAagctcttcttctgccttctgaAGGTTTTTGTTGGTCTCTTCCAGCTCCTCGATTCTCTGAGTCAGGCCAACCAGCTTGAGTCTGAGTTGTCTGTTGTGAGACTCCTGACTGGCCAACTTAGCATTCATCTCCTCATGTTCCTGGGAAAACCTTGATGCCTTGTGTTCGAAGTCCACTTCCAACTTGAGCAATTTCTGCCTGTCTTCTTTGGATTTGGAAGTGATGGCTTTgagcttttcttcctcttccctcagTTTCTGAGTCAAGTCCTGTACTTTCTGGCTCTGCAGGCCAAGTTGCTCGATGTGCATCTGCCTTTCATCCACCAGCATGAGTGCAAAGGACTTGAGTTTCACAAGCTCATCTCTCAGTTTGTTGAGCCGCTTAgcgttttccttttctttgcggGCTTGGTAAGCTTTTTCCTGTTCAAGGAGTTTTTTCAacctagaaaacaaaaaatattaaaaatatcctattttattacataatattttatgtatgatatgtttttatacatattagaagattgtgtgcatgctaagtctcttcagtcgtgtccaactctttgtgaccctaaggcctgtagcccacccagctcctctgtccatgggattctccaggcaagaatactggagtgggttgccttgccctcctccaggggatcttcccaacccagggatccaacccacgcctcttaggtcttctgcattggcaggcaggttctttaccactagcaccacctgggaagcccattaaaagatTAATCAGCAATAAGTCTGTCTTAGATatgagccaaaaataaaatgttattataatAAATCCCCTGTCAGTTACTGAAATATGAAGGTTTAACACATAGCCATAAATGAAACCAACCAGAAGTCAGGATGCTAGCTACCCATAGTAAGGGGTAGCATCTAGAAGGGAGCCTGGAGAGAGCTTTTCACCCTTTCTGTTTCATAATCTGTGTGCCTTTTACAAAGAATTATTCAGCTTCTGAAATTTCAGTAAGTTGAACCCTGATGAGTAACTTTCTACATATgtgctatacttcaataatatagCGATGGAATAAAATTTAGGTTTTGCAATAATAGTGACTATTTGTGTAGAATTTTCTGTATTCTAGGCACTAGTCTTTATTTTATCCTCATGGAAAGCCTCCAAGCCAGGTATTGCCACTGTCCTCCCAAGGAAGATGAGATGGGACCAGCCCCAGTCAGTCAGGAACAGGTCTGGGGTCTCATGCGGTGCAGCCCAGGATACTTGCTCTTCACCTCGCATCGTAAGACTTCAAAAAAGAAATTCACTTTAACTGAAAGGGAAGACTCAGAAAAGAAGATGCTTTGGGTTTCCTTGCTTTGTATGCAACTATCACCCGACAGGAGCAGGGCAAGACGAGCTTTCTGATAGAGAGTCGAGCTACATAACTGACTTGAGTTAACACCAGAGCTGGCACAGGATCTTGTCTCTGTTTTCTGATTTaaacatttccttttagattgagAGCTAGATAGGGAGGAAACACAAATTCCTATCAATCCAAAAAGACATGGCAGTCACAGGAATTACTGTTGTATATGCATGAAATGCATTTTCTCtatggtgggtggtggtggtgtttagttgctaaatcgtgtctgactctttgcaaccccatagaccacagcctgACTGTAGCacgcctggcttctctgtccatgggattttgcaggcaagaatactggagtgggttgccatttccttctccagggttatgGTGTTAATGTATAGGTTTTAATGTTAATGTATagctttaaaaagtagaaacagaagTAGACCAAAGTATATTTATGGTACTTATGGTTGTCAGTTAGCTTACACCAATTTTTAACAGTTCTTTTCAATTAtccataaaacaaaattaatataatatttaccATATGTAGTGTAAGAATGCATTTAGTAATTTATGCTTATATGAGAAGCAAGTTATAAACAACCACTAATGTATTTGTTGtaagtacatttttttctttcaatatatttTGAACTTTATTTATTATGAAAGATTTATTTCATAATTAGATGAACTTGGATTAGATTAGATTTACTTGGATAACAGATTAGCTGTTATCCAAGTAAACAGACGTTAATAGTGTCATACTGAACTGTGCAAGAAATGATTGAACATACACAGAGTAACTATAATCAAACCCAGTGTCAGATAGTTATTacagaaatagctcagctgatacCACTAAGTTTTTTTCATagaatttatttctataaaatataccATTGTATCTAAGCATCTATTAACTGAAATGGgtaacttccaaactcattatggctttatttataaaataagacaaaaataattttcaaatgcaTGAGTTGAATGAGTAATACTGTAATAGCTTCACTAATTGTGGTTCTTACATGTGTAAAAGGGCATTTTATTGATTATCTTATCTTTTTACTCGGCATCAAAACAATTGAAATGTCACTTTTCTGTAGAATAAAAGACTTCAGGGGATATTTTCAAATTCTTGACCTAACTAGATTGTTAGAGacaaattcctttaaaatatcaCTGTTCTCAAATTTAAGGCTTAAAGTGTTGAAATTTCTAAAGATAGTTGTTGAAGAATCTTATGCCTCTGTGCTATTTGAGGCAGAGAGCTGGAATGGCTAAAACATAGACTttggggtcagacacaactgtatcTGAATCCTGGCTCAACTGATACCCTGGACCCTATGTTTTCTAGGTTGTAAAGGAAGGTGCAATGGGTACTAATACCTCCTTCACAGGATGTTCTAAAGACTGagagatggtaaaaaaaaaaactgactgacACACAGACTCAACACATGGatgtaataaaacataaatataagaACTAGAGAGTACACTATTTCCTCCACATGGGAAGTCTGTTCAATGCTTTTTGTGTTTAATCTGTAAGTATTTTTACATCATTATCTTGACTTTGATAGTAAAACCTGGGGCAGTGATGTTTCAACCCGAGAAAAGCATAGTGTTTTCTGCTCAGTAGACAATTCTGTGAGCCAAGGGCGTAACCTTAGATCTTGGCTCCATAAAACCACATTTTTCAGGTCCTCTTACTTGtgactatttctctttttctaggcCCATTaaactttctctccttccctcttctttcacattttaaGCCATTCTCaccttttaagggcttcccttgtggctcagctgatcaagaatctgcctgcgatgcaggagacctgggttcaatccctgggttgggaggatgctctggagaagggaaaggctacccactccagtattctggcttggagaattccatggaccatatagtccatggggttgcaaggagtcggacaccactgagtgactttcacttttactttcatctttTAAAGTGGACCTGACAGCAATACACAACCCATTCTCTGCAGGCTCCCAAGGCCCAGTTCCCGGTTGGTGTAGCTGAGAGTTAGATCCAGGACTTGGTAGACTTGTGTGGCTCAGTCAGGACACTTTGCCAACAGTATCTGTGCACAGAGACCTGAATTCAAGTGTCTGTAGGCAGGGCGCTGGGGATGGGAAGGATGGGATGAACTGCGAAGACTTTGCAAAAGATAATGTGGACTGTGACTGCTCACTCACtggcagaaagggagagaaaaaattaCTTCAGTGCTTTGGGTCTGAATAATTGCAAATAGTAATGCCTTTAATAGAAGCAGGAAAAGAGATGAGAAAGGGTATTGGCAGAAATCGAGAGTTGAAgcaacactaacttgaaaagtaTACCAGAcaacagttaacaatactgtattgtatacttaataaaaatgttaagacGGTAGATCTTGggtttttatttcaataaaggaAGTGACAGTTCCTTAAACATGGGAATAAATATGATCTGCAAAGGAGAAACTatgcacagagagaaaaaggaaaggatgaagaaaaaaaacttgGGGAAATGCCCAGAAATAAAGGGCAAAAGAATGGAGGAGCTATGGGAACACATGTcgagagtggggagaggggactgAGGTGGGGAGATATAATTATACCTGAAGaaataaacattaagaaaaagCCCTGGAAAGTCTTCTAAGATGTCAGATAACGGGAGAAAGCTGTAAACAAATGCAAAGCGGAGTGGAGAGACCCATGGAACAACACAGGGGAGCCAAAGAAAGAGAGGGCTTGTCTCCACCGACCTGCCCTTCCAGTCAATTTTGGCATTCCATTtacaggtg
The nucleotide sequence above comes from Cervus elaphus chromosome 28, mCerEla1.1, whole genome shotgun sequence. Encoded proteins:
- the FILIP1 gene encoding filamin-A-interacting protein 1 isoform X1, which produces MRSRNQGGESSSIGHVSCPKSSVISNAADKSLSEDTKKKNKSNRKEDDVMASGTVKRHLKPSGESERKSKKSLELSKEDLIQLLSIMEGELQAREDVIHMLKTEKTKPEVLEAHYGSAEPEKVLRVLHRDAILAQEKSIGEDVYEKPISELDRLEEKQKETYRRMLEQLLLAEKCHRRTVYELENEKHKHTDYMNKSDDFTNLLEQERERLKKLLEQEKAYQARKEKENAKRLNKLRDELVKLKSFALMLVDERQMHIEQLGLQSQKVQDLTQKLREEEEKLKAITSKSKEDRQKLLKLEVDFEHKASRFSQEHEEMNAKLASQESHNRQLRLKLVGLTQRIEELEETNKNLQKAEEELQELRDKIAKGECGNSSLMAEVENLRKRVLEMEGKDEEITKTESQCRELRKKLQEEEHHSRELKIEVEKLQKRMSELEKLEEAFSKSKSECTQLHLNLEKEKNLTKDLLNELEVVKSRVKELECSESRLEKAELSLKDDLTKLKSFTVMLVDERKNMMEKIKQEERKVDGLNKNFKVEQGKVMDVTEKLIEESKKLLKLKSEMEEKVYNLTKERDELIGKLKSEEEKSSELSCSVDLLKKRLDGIEEVEREITRGRSRKGPELTCPEDNKIKELTLEIERLKNRLQQLEVVEGDLMKTEDEYDQLEQKFRTEQDKANFLSQQLEEIKHQIAKNKAIEKGEAVSQEAELRHRFRLEEAKSRDLKAEVQALKEKIHELMNKEDQLSQLQVDYSVLQQRFMEEENKNKSMGQEVLHLTKELELSKRYSRALRPSVNGRRMVDVPVTSTGVQTDALGSEAAEEDTPAVFIRKSFQEENHIMSNLRQVGLKKPLERSSVLDRYPPAANELTMRKSWIPWMRKRENGPPVAPEKGPRASASPGHPGELVLSPKQGQPLHIRVTPDHENSTATLEITSPTAEEFFSSTTVIPTLGNQKPRITIIPSPNVLSQKQKGAEATLGPERAMSPVTITTFSREKTPEGGRGAFADRPTSPIQIMTVSTSAAPTDINVPPESQEMPVGRTVLKVTPEKQPGPTPVRKYNANANIITTEDNKIHIHLGSQFKRGPGTSGEGASPVITVRPVSVTAEKEVSTGTVLRSPRNHLSPRSGSSKVTSTITITPVTTSSARGTQSVSGQDGSAQRPTPTRIPMSKGMKAGKPVVAAPGAGNLTKFEPRAETQSMKIELKKSAASSATSPGGGKG
- the FILIP1 gene encoding filamin-A-interacting protein 1 isoform X2 — translated: MRSRNQGGESSSIGHVSCPKSSVISNAADKSLSEDTKKKNKSNRKEDDVMASGTVKRHLKPSGESERKSKKSLELSKEDLIQLLSIMEGELQAREDVIHMLKTEKTKPEVLEAHYGSAEPEKVLRVLHRDAILAQEKSIGEDVYEKPISELDRLEEKQKETYRRMLEQLLLAEKCHRRTVYELENEKHKHTDYMNKSDDFTNLLEQERERLKKLLEQEKAYQARKEKENAKRLNKLRDELVKLKSFALMLVDERQMHIEQLGLQSQKVQDLTQKLREEEEKLKAITSKSKEDRQKLLKLEVDFEHKASRFSQEHEEMNAKLASQESHNRQLRLKLVGLTQRIEELEETNKNLQKAEEELQELRDKIAKGECGNSSLMAEVENLRKRVLEMEGKDEEITKTESQCRELRKKLQEEEHHSRELKIEVEKLQKRMSELEKLEEAFSKSKSECTQLHLNLEKEKNLTKDLLNELEVVKSRVKELECSESRLEKAELSLKDDLTKLKSFTVMLVDERKNMMEKIKQEERKVDGLNKNFKVEQGKVMDVTEKLIEESKKLLKLKSEMEEKVYNLTKERDELIGKLKSEEEKSSELSCSVDLLKKRLDGIEEVEREITRGRSRKGPELTCPEDNKIKELTLEIERLKNRLQQLEVVEGDLMKTEDEYDQLEQKFRTEQDKANFLSQQLEEIKHQIAKNKAIEKGEAVSQEAELRHRFRLEEAKSRDLKAEVQALKEKIHELMNKEDQLSQLQVDYSVLQQRFMEEENKNKSMGQEVLHLTKELELSKRYSRALRPSVNGRRMVDVPVTSTGVQTDALGSEAAEEDTPAVFIRKSFQEENHIMSNLRQVGLKKPLERSSVLDRYPPAANELTMRKSWIPWMRKRENGPPVAPEKGPRASASPGHPGELVLSPKQGQPLHIRVTPDHENSTATLEITSPTAEEFFSSTTVIPTLGNQKPRITIIPSPNVLSQKQKGAEATLGPERAMSPVTITTFSREKTPEGGRGAFADRPTSPIQIMTVSTSAAPTDINVPPESQEMPVGRTVLKVTPEKQPGPTPVRKYNANANIITTEDNKIHIHLGSQFKRGPGTSGEGASPVITVRPVSVTAEKEVSTGTVLRSPRNHLSPRSGSSKVTSTITITPVTTSSARGTQSVSGQDGSAQRPTPTRIPMSKESIIIHQLRMNSR